The Hemibagrus wyckioides isolate EC202008001 linkage group LG15, SWU_Hwy_1.0, whole genome shotgun sequence genome window below encodes:
- the LOC131365798 gene encoding uncharacterized protein LOC131365798 isoform X1 — MMKSLLIFTLSLISGPVGCVVTGYTGGSIIIISDLKWDFRYIRYICKKERTSCTDIIRTDTTKNSVQEGRFMLYENTGGFVTVLIRGLEPQDAGTYRMGVGSWLSTDVTLTATNDSCCPGPKTMHAFPGQNISIISNYPAVYDRHYKYIMKLDNGSVLNDIVDTHTQSQNNRFSISDDRNAKVLGLSISNVTEADDGVYLCGVFNRMNSVEYFSFFTEIQLHVRAKSWTEISSDRKNFTEAPIEISSESAYFSHSNIIIIIIISVCVCVTLLLTGGFTLLMIYKLRQKGTQGSRPSSQDNGHASSVYENDLPNLPPYENLNMKMRSNHQNLDSSTNQSDSTYQTLDPLTNQSDSGYMSLSNTTDQSHSHYQCLNPRTQMLRPPEIAVCCICHQECLF, encoded by the exons ATGATGAAGAGCCTCCTCATCTTCACCCTCTCACTAATATCAG GTCCAGTGGGCTGTGTTGTGACTGGATACACAGGAGGAAGCATCATTATAATCTCTGATCTAAAATGGGATTTCagatatattagatatatttgtaagaaagaaagaacatcatGCACTGATATAATACGTACTGACACCACAAAGAATTCTGTTCAAGAGGGAAGATTCATGCTGTATGAAAATACAGGAGGATTTGTGACAGTTTTAATCAGGGGTCTGGAGCCACAGGATGCTGGAACATACAGAATGGGAGTAGGAAGTTGGTTGAGTACTGATGTGACACTGACAGCTACTAATG ATTCTTGTTGTCCTGGGCCAAAAACAATGCATGCTTTTCCTGGACAGAATATCAGCATCATCTCTAACTATCCTGCGGTATATGACAGACACTACAAGTATATCATGAAACTTGACAATGGCAGTGTTTTAAATGACATTGTAGATACTCACACCCAATCCCAGAACAACAGATTCTCCATTTCTGATGACAGAAATGCTAAAGTTCTCGGTCTGAGCATCAGTAATGTGACAGAAGCTGATGATGGAGTTTATTTATGTGGAGTCTTCAACAGAATGAACTCAGTAGAGTATTTTTCCTTCTTCACAGAGATTCAGCTGCATGTTAGAG CCAAATCATGGACAGAAATCTCATCTGATAGAAAGAATTTCA CCGAAGCACCGATAGAAATCTCATCTGAGAGTGCATATTTCA GTCACtctaatatcatcatcatcattatcatcagtgtgtgtgtctgtgtgactctgCTGCTGACTGGAGGATTTACACTGCTGATGATCTACAAACTGAGACAGAAAGGaacacaag GTTCAAGACCTTCATCCCAAGACAATGGACAT GCTTCTTCTGTTTATGAGAATGACCTGCCTAATTTACCACCATATGAAAACTTGAACATGAAAATGAGATCCAATCATCAGAATCTGGATTCATCTACAAACCAGTCAGATTCAACATACCAGACACTGGACCCACtcaccaaccaatcagattcaggcTACATGTCTCTGAGTAACACCACCGACCAATCACATTCACACTACCAGTGCCTGAATCCAAGAACTCAG atgctgcgtcctccggagattgcagtttgctgcatatgtcatcaagaatgtcttttttga
- the LOC131365798 gene encoding uncharacterized protein LOC131365798 isoform X2 produces the protein MMKSLLIFTLSLISGPVGCVVTGYTGGSIIIISDLKWDFRYIRYICKKERTSCTDIIRTDTTKNSVQEGRFMLYENTGGFVTVLIRGLEPQDAGTYRMGVGSWLSTDVTLTATNDSCCPGPKTMHAFPGQNISIISNYPAVYDRHYKYIMKLDNGSVLNDIVDTHTQSQNNRFSISDDRNAKVLGLSISNVTEADDGVYLCGVFNRMNSVEYFSFFTEIQLHVRAKSWTEISSDRKNFTEAPIEISSESAYFSHSNIIIIIIISVCVCVTLLLTGGFTLLMIYKLRQKGTQGSRPSSQDNGHASSVYENDLPNLPPYENLNMKMRSNHQNLDSSTNQSDSTYQTLDPLTNQSDSGYMSLSNTTDQSHSHYQCLNPRTQVNSVYQTLQS, from the exons ATGATGAAGAGCCTCCTCATCTTCACCCTCTCACTAATATCAG GTCCAGTGGGCTGTGTTGTGACTGGATACACAGGAGGAAGCATCATTATAATCTCTGATCTAAAATGGGATTTCagatatattagatatatttgtaagaaagaaagaacatcatGCACTGATATAATACGTACTGACACCACAAAGAATTCTGTTCAAGAGGGAAGATTCATGCTGTATGAAAATACAGGAGGATTTGTGACAGTTTTAATCAGGGGTCTGGAGCCACAGGATGCTGGAACATACAGAATGGGAGTAGGAAGTTGGTTGAGTACTGATGTGACACTGACAGCTACTAATG ATTCTTGTTGTCCTGGGCCAAAAACAATGCATGCTTTTCCTGGACAGAATATCAGCATCATCTCTAACTATCCTGCGGTATATGACAGACACTACAAGTATATCATGAAACTTGACAATGGCAGTGTTTTAAATGACATTGTAGATACTCACACCCAATCCCAGAACAACAGATTCTCCATTTCTGATGACAGAAATGCTAAAGTTCTCGGTCTGAGCATCAGTAATGTGACAGAAGCTGATGATGGAGTTTATTTATGTGGAGTCTTCAACAGAATGAACTCAGTAGAGTATTTTTCCTTCTTCACAGAGATTCAGCTGCATGTTAGAG CCAAATCATGGACAGAAATCTCATCTGATAGAAAGAATTTCA CCGAAGCACCGATAGAAATCTCATCTGAGAGTGCATATTTCA GTCACtctaatatcatcatcatcattatcatcagtgtgtgtgtctgtgtgactctgCTGCTGACTGGAGGATTTACACTGCTGATGATCTACAAACTGAGACAGAAAGGaacacaag GTTCAAGACCTTCATCCCAAGACAATGGACAT GCTTCTTCTGTTTATGAGAATGACCTGCCTAATTTACCACCATATGAAAACTTGAACATGAAAATGAGATCCAATCATCAGAATCTGGATTCATCTACAAACCAGTCAGATTCAACATACCAGACACTGGACCCACtcaccaaccaatcagattcaggcTACATGTCTCTGAGTAACACCACCGACCAATCACATTCACACTACCAGTGCCTGAATCCAAGAACTCAGGTGAACTCAGTTTACCAGACCCTTCAGTCTTAA
- the LOC131365798 gene encoding uncharacterized protein LOC131365798 isoform X3: protein MILVVLGQKQCMLFLDRISASSLTILRNAKVLGLSISNVTEADDGVYLCGVFNRMNSVEYFSFFTEIQLHVRAKSWTEISSDRKNFTEAPIEISSESAYFSHSNIIIIIIISVCVCVTLLLTGGFTLLMIYKLRQKGTQGSRPSSQDNGHASSVYENDLPNLPPYENLNMKMRSNHQNLDSSTNQSDSTYQTLDPLTNQSDSGYMSLSNTTDQSHSHYQCLNPRTQMLRPPEIAVCCICHQECLF, encoded by the exons ATG ATTCTTGTTGTCCTGGGCCAAAAACAATGCATGCTTTTCCTGGACAGAATATCAGCATCATCTCTAACTATCCTGCG AAATGCTAAAGTTCTCGGTCTGAGCATCAGTAATGTGACAGAAGCTGATGATGGAGTTTATTTATGTGGAGTCTTCAACAGAATGAACTCAGTAGAGTATTTTTCCTTCTTCACAGAGATTCAGCTGCATGTTAGAG CCAAATCATGGACAGAAATCTCATCTGATAGAAAGAATTTCA CCGAAGCACCGATAGAAATCTCATCTGAGAGTGCATATTTCA GTCACtctaatatcatcatcatcattatcatcagtgtgtgtgtctgtgtgactctgCTGCTGACTGGAGGATTTACACTGCTGATGATCTACAAACTGAGACAGAAAGGaacacaag GTTCAAGACCTTCATCCCAAGACAATGGACAT GCTTCTTCTGTTTATGAGAATGACCTGCCTAATTTACCACCATATGAAAACTTGAACATGAAAATGAGATCCAATCATCAGAATCTGGATTCATCTACAAACCAGTCAGATTCAACATACCAGACACTGGACCCACtcaccaaccaatcagattcaggcTACATGTCTCTGAGTAACACCACCGACCAATCACATTCACACTACCAGTGCCTGAATCCAAGAACTCAG atgctgcgtcctccggagattgcagtttgctgcatatgtcatcaagaatgtcttttttga
- the LOC131365798 gene encoding uncharacterized protein LOC131365798 isoform X4, with protein MLFLDRISASSLTILRNAKVLGLSISNVTEADDGVYLCGVFNRMNSVEYFSFFTEIQLHVRAKSWTEISSDRKNFTEAPIEISSESAYFSHSNIIIIIIISVCVCVTLLLTGGFTLLMIYKLRQKGTQGSRPSSQDNGHASSVYENDLPNLPPYENLNMKMRSNHQNLDSSTNQSDSTYQTLDPLTNQSDSGYMSLSNTTDQSHSHYQCLNPRTQMLRPPEIAVCCICHQECLF; from the exons ATGCTTTTCCTGGACAGAATATCAGCATCATCTCTAACTATCCTGCG AAATGCTAAAGTTCTCGGTCTGAGCATCAGTAATGTGACAGAAGCTGATGATGGAGTTTATTTATGTGGAGTCTTCAACAGAATGAACTCAGTAGAGTATTTTTCCTTCTTCACAGAGATTCAGCTGCATGTTAGAG CCAAATCATGGACAGAAATCTCATCTGATAGAAAGAATTTCA CCGAAGCACCGATAGAAATCTCATCTGAGAGTGCATATTTCA GTCACtctaatatcatcatcatcattatcatcagtgtgtgtgtctgtgtgactctgCTGCTGACTGGAGGATTTACACTGCTGATGATCTACAAACTGAGACAGAAAGGaacacaag GTTCAAGACCTTCATCCCAAGACAATGGACAT GCTTCTTCTGTTTATGAGAATGACCTGCCTAATTTACCACCATATGAAAACTTGAACATGAAAATGAGATCCAATCATCAGAATCTGGATTCATCTACAAACCAGTCAGATTCAACATACCAGACACTGGACCCACtcaccaaccaatcagattcaggcTACATGTCTCTGAGTAACACCACCGACCAATCACATTCACACTACCAGTGCCTGAATCCAAGAACTCAG atgctgcgtcctccggagattgcagtttgctgcatatgtcatcaagaatgtcttttttga
- the LOC131365801 gene encoding uncharacterized protein LOC131365801, with the protein MMKSLLIFTLSLISGPVGCVVTGYTGGSIIIISDLKWDFRYIRYICKKERTSCTDIIRTDTTKNSVQEGRFMLYENTRGFVTVLIRGLEPQDAGTYRMGVGSWLSTDVTLTATNDSCCPGPKTMHAFPGQNISIISNYPVVYDRHYKYIMKLDNGSVLNDIVDTHTQSQNNRFSISDDRNAKVLGLSISNVTEADDGVYLCGVFNRMNSVEYFSFFTEIQLHVRAKSWTEISSDRTNFKSSSTMIIIIIVCVCVALLLIGGFTLMAYKMRHMRTQDSAPSSKDNEQVHPGQCIYEEIDQTTHVSATDTELYMDVTSHSPDTQISSTVPPPQEQNLTYTTVSFQKNPDDAAITFRKEESTTEYATVQHTSTVE; encoded by the exons ATGATGAAGAGCCTCCTCATCTTCACCCTCTCACTAATATCAG GTCCAGTGGGCTGTGTTGTGACTGGATACACAGGAGGAAGCATCATTATAATCTCTGATCTAAAATGGGATTTCagatatattagatatatttgtaagaaagaaagaacatcatGCACTGATATAATACGTACTGACACCACAAAGAATTCTGTTCAAGAGGGAAGATTCATGCTGTATGAAAATACAAGAGGATTTGTGACAGTTTTAATCAGGGGTCTGGAGCCACAGGATGCTGGAACATACAGAATGGGAGTAGGAAGTTGGTTGAGTACTGATGTGACACTGACAGCTACTAATG ATTCTTGTTGTCCTGGGCCAAAAACAATGCATGCTTTTCCTGGACAGAATATCAGCATCATCTCTAACTATCCTGTGGTATACGACAGACACTACAAGTATATCATGAAACTTGACAATGGCAGTGTTTTAAATGACATTGTAGATACTCACACCCAATCCCAGAACAACAGATTCTCCATTTCTGATGACAGAAATGCTAAAGTTCTCGGTCTGAGCATCAGTAATGTGACAGAAGCTGATGATGGAGTTTATTTATGTGGAGTCTTCAACAGAATGAACTCAGTAGAGTATTTTTCCTTCTTCACAGAGATTCAGCTGCATGTTAGAG CCAAATCATGGACAGAAATCTCATCTGATAGAACGAATTTCA AATCTTCCAGtaccatgatcatcatcatcattgtgtgtgtctgtgtggctcTGCTGCTGATTGGCGGATTTACACTGATGGCCTACAAAATGAGACACATGAGAACACAAG ATTCAGCACCTTCATCCAAAGACAATGAACAG GTTCACCCTGGTCAATGCATTTACGAGGAGATTGATCAGACCACACATGTTTCTGCAACAGACACCGAACTTTATATGGATGTTACATCACACAGTCCTGATACACAGATCTCCTCCACGGTACCACCACCACAAGAACAAAATCTCACTTACACCACTGTGAGTTTCCAGAAGAATCCAGATGATGCTGCAATCACCTTCAGAAAGGAGGAATCTACAACTGAGTACGCCACTGTCCAGCACACCTCAACAGTGGAATAA
- the LOC131365806 gene encoding polymeric immunoglobulin receptor-like, which translates to MKMKILLIIILYLISGPVDCTDVNGYSGGSVIIISDIQWYKHNRKYICKVNEKDCTDIIRAGTKRSEVQVGRFELYSNTENHFIVLIRKLKPQDAGTYRFGVGDQSNSTVTLKVHNNTSSGVPKIMSAYLGQNITITCNYPVEYEKNTKYVITIDDDTKTERILDTKIKYQNGRFSISDDRSAKVLTVNISDVRETDELFYLFGVWNGGGSVKYYSYFREMWLHVTGTYLMSSAAPSAAPSAVCFSSSVIIINVCVCAALLLIGGCGLMMIYKLKQKRKQVYDKKRKFCDKHSHSHTHTHTHTQVSEL; encoded by the exons atgaagatgaagatcctcctcatcatcatcctataCCTGATCTCAG GTCCAGTAGACTGCACTGATGTGAATGGTTACTCAGGAGGAAGCGTCATTATCATCTCTGATATACAGTGgtacaaacacaacagaaaatatATTTGCAAAGTGAATGAAAAAGACTGCACTGATATAATACGTGCTGGCACCAAACGCTCTGAAGTTCAAGTTGGAAGATTTGAGTTGTACTCAAACACAGAAAACCACTTCATAGTATTGATCAGAAAGCTGAAGCCACAAGATGCTGGAACGTATAGATTTGGAGTAGGGGATCAGAGCAACTCCACTGTGACCCTAAAAGTTCATAATA ATACATCTTCAGGGGTGCCAAAAATAATGAGTGCTTATCTTGGGCAGAATATCACCATCACCTGTAACTATCCAGTGGAGTATGAAAAAAACACCAAATATGTCATAACAATCGATGATGACACTAAGACTGAACGAATTCTTgatactaaaataaaatatcaaaacGGCAGATTCTCCATTTCTGATGACAGAAGTGCTAAAGTTCTCACTGTGAACATCAGCGACGTGAGAGAAACTGatgagttattttatttatttggcgtGTGGAATGGAGGGGGGTCAGTCAAATATTACTCCTACTTTAGAGAGATGTGGCTACATGTTACAG GCACCTACCTGATGTCCTCAGCAGCACCGAGTGCAGCTCCATCtgcagtgtgtttca GTTCCTCTGTTATCATCAtcaatgtctgtgtttgtgcggCACTGCTGCTGATTGGAGGATGTGGACTAATGATGATCTACAAACTGAAACAGAAGAGAAAACAAGTttatgacaaaaaaagaaaattttgtgacaaacattcacactcacacacacatacacacacacacacacaagtgagtGAGTTGTAA